A genomic stretch from Mesoplodon densirostris isolate mMesDen1 chromosome 3, mMesDen1 primary haplotype, whole genome shotgun sequence includes:
- the ZFYVE16 gene encoding zinc finger FYVE domain-containing protein 16 isoform X3: MDSYFKAAVSDLDKLLDDFEQNPDEQDYLQDAQNSYDSNHYSVTSELASSQLTSLLPKDQQCINCCASSETGYETNQIALNEKTLEGQTSIQNEKNVTGLDLLSSVDGGTSDEIQPLYMGRCSKPVCDLISDMGNLVHVTNSEEDIKKLLPDDFKSSADSLIGLDLSSVSETFCVSSTDHGNNTVSREEQNDVSSELQNREISGTKEFGVKVDTTLSDSCNHRGKENLEDKKISNQLEPVVDFNMPSALTQQSSKMFDAKDHLQYKNQPCELVKADGCLVKEEVDVPVIAAPERLKEGGSTSPLSCSLPKNGGLCLNDSNLRDENFKLPDFSFQEDRTDIFIKQSAKEDSRNLELKDNKDEIQDSASTLHVSSENTYSSLSCLPVPGSLCGSLIENKVHGDCLPQNEYKNNIKDAVTVHEEIQKNITSGGEPLKETDLLKQEKCENIPHQPLIEKMGDRKADSNQMVVRVESLDYPDNTSSSTAAESQIELSGANAPESPDCCEGFTFSSNDINGQDLDYFNIDEGMKSGAPVSDAELDAFLTEQYLQPSNIKSFEENVNDSKSQMNQIDMKGPDDGNVDNIYFNAEAEATGESPGINMICEMVDKQNTTENGSLSLGEKSTIPVEQVLSSSKSEITNELSVSVSNSQSVHVGGARPKQLFSVPSRTRSSKEPNKLDVPNMPESEPRIVNTIVPTTCATDSVTDPQVSFNSNYIDIESNFEGGSSFVTANEESVPANTCKEGLVLGRKQPTWVPDSEAPNCMNCQVKFTFTKRRHHCRACGKVFCGVCCNRKCKLQYLEKEARVCVVCYETISKAQAFERMMSPTGSNLTSNHSDECATIQPLQETQTSSISSPTTLPISALKQPSVEGLCSKEQKRVWFADGILPNGEVADTTKLSSGSKRCSEDFSPLLPDVPLMINTVDHAHSTTVEKPNSETGDIRNEIIQSPISQVPSVEKLPTDTGTEGLPTSGSFTLDDDVFAETEDLSSPTGVLVNSNLPVASISDYRLLCGIDKNVCNKISLLPDDEDSLPPLLVASGEKGSVPVIEEHPSHEQIILLLEGEGFCPVTFVLNANLLVNVKLAFYSSDKYWYFSTNGLHGLGQAEIIILLLRLPSEDTIPKDIFRLFITIYKDALKGKYIENLDSITFTESFLSSKDHGGFLFITPTFQKLDDILLPSNPFLCGILIQKLEIPWAKVFPMRLMLRLGAEYKAYPAPLTSIRGRKPLFGEIGHTIMNLLVDLRNYQYTLHNIDQLLIHMEMGKSCIKIPRKKYNDVMKVINSSNEHVISIGASFSTEADSHLVCIQNDGVYQTQANSATGHPRKAGSTG; this comes from the exons ATGGACAGTTATTTTAAAGCAGCAGTCAGTGACTTGGACAAACTCCTCGATGATTTTGAACAGAATCCAG atGAACAAGATTATCTCCAAGATGCACAAAATTCATATGATTCTAACCACTATTCAGTCACTTCAGAGTTGGCTTCCTCACAGCTAACTTCACTGCTACCAAAGGATCAACAATGCATTAATTGTTGTGCCTCATCAGAAACAGGCTATGAAACAAATCAAATTGCCCTGAATGAAAAAACACTTGAGGGACAAACTtctatacaaaatgaaaaaaatgtaacagGACTTGATCTCCTTTCTTCTGTGGATGGTGGCACTTCAGATGAAATCCAGCCTCTATATATGGGACGATGTAGTAAACCTGTGTGTGATCTGATAAGTGACATGGGTAACTTAGTTCATGTAACTAATAGTgaagaagatattaaaaaattattgccaGATGATTTTAAGTCTAGTGCAGATTCCTTGATTGGACTGGATTTATCTTCAGTGTCAGAAACTTTCTGTGTTTCTTCAACAGACCATGGTAATAATACAGTCAGCAGAGAGGAACAGAATGATGTTAGTTCTGAATTGCAAAACAGAGAAATCAGTGGAACTAAAGAATTTGGTGTAAAAGTAGATACAACACTTTCAGATTCATGTaatcacagaggaaaagaaaatttagagGATAAAAAGATCTCTAATCAGTTAGAACCAGTTGTTGATTTTAACATGCCATCTGCTTTGACTCAACAAAGTTCCAAAATGTTTGATGCCAAAGACCACCTACAGTACAAGAACCAGCCATGTGAATTAGTAAAAGCTGATGGCTGTTTGGTAAAAGAGGAGGTAGATGTGCCAGTCATAGCTGCCCCAGAACGTTTAAAAGAAGGAGGCAGCACAAGTCCTTTGTCTTGCAGTCTTCCAAAAAATGGAGGTTTATGCTTAAATGATTCAAATTTAAGAGATGAAAATTTCAAGTTACCTGACTTTTCCTTTCAGGAAGATAGGACtgatatatttataaaacaatctGCAAAAGAAGACTCAAGAAATTTAGAACTTAAAGATAATAAAGATGAAATCCAAGATTCTGCTTCAACTTTACACGTTTCAAGTGAAAATACATATTCCTCATTGTCCTGTCTTCCAGTACCTGGGTCTTTGTGTGGATCATTAATTGAAAATAAAGTTCATGGTGATTGTTTACCCcagaatgaatataaaaataatataaaagatgcAGTGACTGTGCATGAAGAAATACAGAAGAATATAACTTCAGGTGGGGAACCTTTGAAGGAGACTGATCTTTTGAAACaggaaaaatgtgaaaacataCCTCATCAGCCATTAATTGAAAAGATGGGAGATAGAAAGGCAGATTCTAACCAGATGGTAGTTAGAGTTGAGTCTTTGGATTACCCTGATAACACCAGTTCTTCTACAGCTGCAGAATCTCAAATAGAGCTTTCTGGTGCGAACGCCCCAGAATCTCCTGATTGTTGTGAAGGTTTCACTTTTTCAAGCAATGATATCAATGGACAAGATTTGGATTACTTTAATATTGATGAAGGCATGAAAAGTGGTGCACCAGTTAGTGATGCTGAACTTGATGCCTTTCTAACTGAACAGTATCTTCAGCCTAGTAACATAAAATCAtttgaagaaaatgtaaatgactCAAAATCTCAGATGAACCAGATAGATATGAAAGGCCCAGATGATGGAAATGTCGATAATATATATTTCAATGCTGAAGCAGAAGCTACTGGGGAAAGTCCTGGTATTAATATGATTTGCGAAATGGTTGATAAACAGAATACAACAGAAAATGGTAGCCtttctttaggggaaaaaagtacAATTCCAGTTGAACAAGTGTTATCTAGCAGTAAGTCTGAGATTACAAATGAATTATCAGTCTCTGTTAGTAACAGTCAATCTGTTCATGTTGGAGGTGCCAGGCCTAAGCAACTGTTTAGTGTTCCATCAAGAACAAGGAGTTCAAAGGAACCAAATAAGCTGGATGTTCCAAATATGCCTGAAAGTGAACCCAGAATAGTAAATACCATTGTTCCAACCACCTGTGCTACAGATTCTGTGACTGATCCTCAGGTTAGCTTCAATTCTAATTACATTGATATAGAAAGTAATTTTGAAGGTGGATCCAGTTTTGTAACTGCAAATGAAGAATCTGTGCCTGCAAACACTTGCAAAGAAGGCCTTGTTTTGGGCCGGAAACAACCTACTTGGGTTCCTGATTCAGAAGCTCCAAATTGTATGAACTGCCAAGTCAAATTTACTTTTACGAAACGGCGACATCACTGCCGAGCATGTGGAAAA GTAttttgcggtgtctgttgtaatagGAAGTGTAAATTGCAGTATCTAGAAAAGGAAGCAAGAGTATGTGTAGTCTGCTATGAGACTATTAGTAAAG cTCAGGCATTTGAAAGGATGATGAGTCCAACTGGTTCTAATCTTACATCTAATCATTCTGATGAATGTGCCACCATCCAGCCTCTTCAGGAGACTCAAACATCCAGTATATCTTCACCTACAACTTTACCAATCTCAGCACTTAAACAACCAAGTGTTGAAG GATTATGCTCCAAAGAACAGAAGAGAGTATGGTTTGCAGATGGTATATTGCCCAATGGCGAAGTTGCAGATACAACAAAATTATCTTCTGGAAGTAAAAGATGTTCTGAAGACTTTAGTCCTCTCTTACCTGATGTGCCACTG atgataaacaCGGTGGATCATGCCCATTCTACTACAGTGGAAAAACCAAACAGTGAGACAGGCGATATAAGAAATGAGATAATTCAAAGTCCTATTTCTCAGGTtccatctgtggaaaaactgCCTACAGACACAGGAACTGAGGGGTTGCCTACTTCTGGCTCTTTTACACTAGATGATGATGTTTTTGCAGAAACTGAGGACCTATCAAGTCCTACTGGTGTCTTGGTTAACAGTAATTTACCTGTTGCTAGTATTTCAGATTATAGGTTATTGTGTGGTATTGACAAGAATGTTTGCAATAAGATTAGTCTTCTACCTGATGATGAGGACAGCTTGCCTCCTCTTCTGGTTGcatctggagaaaagggatcag tGCCTGTAATAGAAGAACACCCATCTCACGAGCAGATCATCTTGCTTCTTGAAGGCGAAGGTTTTTGTCCTGTTACATTTGTCCTAAATGCTAATCTACTTGTGAATGTCAAGTTAGCATTTT ATTCCTCAGACAAATATTGGTACTTCTCAACCAATGGATTGCACGGCTTGGGACAGGCAGAAATTATTATTCTATTGTTACGTTTGCCAAGTGAGGATACTATTCCTAAGGACATCTTCAGACTCTTTATCACCATTTATAAGGACGCTCTGAAAG gaaaatacatagaaaacttGGACAGTATTACCTTTACTGAGAGTTTTCTCAGCAGCAAGGATCATGGAGGATTTCTATTTATTACACCTACTTTTCAGAAACTTGATGATATCCTGTTACCAAGTAATCCTTTTCTTTGTGGAATTCTTATCCAGAAGCTAGAGATTCCCTGGGCAAAGGTTTTTCCTATGCGTTTAATGTTGAGATTGGGTGCAGAATATAAAG CATATCCTGCTCCTTTAACAAGTATCAGAGGCCGAAAACCTCTTTTTGGAGAAATAGGACACACTATTATGAACTTACTTGTT GACCTTCGAAATTACCAGTATACCTTGCATAATATAGATCAGCTACTGATTCATATGGAAATGGGGAAAAGCTGCATAAAAATACCTCGGAAAAAATACAATGAT gTAATGAAAGTAATAAATTCTTCTAATGAGCATGTCATTAGCATTGGAGCTAGTTTTAGTACAGAAGCAGATTCTCATCTAGTCTGTATACAGAATGATGGAGTTTATCAAACACAGGCCAACAGTGCTACTGGCCATCCTAGAAAAG CGGGGAGCACAGGGTAA